A window of the Microbulbifer aggregans genome harbors these coding sequences:
- a CDS encoding sigma-70 family RNA polymerase sigma factor — protein MEIPQNRDDDWSQLLVRVGKEQDRAAFERLFRHFAPLIKGFHYSRNTQAFCAEAADELVQEVMIRVWRKAPSFDPSRASANTWVYTIMRNCRIDMLRRNNRRQDSDSSDVDVDDIWDDTADTQPLLFLQRRRGEEEIAAGLASLPPEQSHVLEKAYMEGKSHSEISAELGLPLGTVKSRVRLALKKLQARLSK, from the coding sequence GTGGAAATCCCGCAAAACCGTGATGACGACTGGAGTCAGCTGCTGGTTCGAGTCGGCAAAGAGCAGGATCGAGCCGCTTTCGAGCGCCTGTTCCGGCACTTTGCGCCACTGATCAAGGGTTTCCACTACAGCCGAAACACCCAGGCGTTCTGCGCCGAGGCGGCCGATGAGCTGGTACAGGAAGTGATGATCCGGGTCTGGCGCAAGGCGCCCAGCTTTGACCCCTCAAGGGCGTCGGCAAATACCTGGGTCTACACCATCATGCGCAACTGCCGTATCGATATGCTGCGCAGGAACAACCGACGCCAGGATTCTGATAGCAGCGATGTTGATGTAGACGACATCTGGGACGATACGGCAGACACGCAGCCTCTGCTGTTCCTACAGCGCAGGCGCGGTGAAGAGGAAATTGCGGCGGGGCTCGCCAGCCTGCCACCCGAGCAGAGTCATGTACTGGAAAAGGCTTACATGGAAGGAAAATCCCACAGTGAGATCTCAGCCGAGCTGGGGCTGCCCCTCGGTACGGTGAAGT